CGTCACCCCTAAGGAAAAACAGTTGTATAACGCCAtcataaatgcaaatagaaaGCTTGACTATGTCTGTTCGATCAGACCATAATACTGACCAACCGCCAGGAACAATATTCCTGCTTTGATCAGATTTAACTACAATTACATTAATAACAATACAATAACATTATTCCAGCGCATTAGTTCGGATTTCGAAAGAAACAGAAGTGCCAGCAGTAGTAACATTGAtactataaaaaaaaggacCCAAAAGATAATGAGAACAATCACTATCAACCCtatcaaaaaggaaaatatccAAAAAGACCTGAACATCAGATCCGTCAGATAACTTAACTGATTCCGTAAAAAGaatgttaaatattatatataatgcAGTTTTGTAAAGATATAgttagttttataatttctgaGAAGACCCAACAAGTTAAGcagttatattaaaaaaaacatacctTATTGGCATTGAAGTTATCGTTTCTGTCGCTCTTGAAGCCGCCATATCCCAGATCAAAGTTGTTCCAGTTGCCGGTAGTGCTGCTCTTGGGACAAATGGGGCCGTAGATACTCAGCATGGAGGAGCCAGTGGGCACGTCGAATGTGGACGCATCGTCATCCAATATGGAGTCTGATCGTACAAAATTTGCTGACTCTTTTCCCGTATTGTTCCAAAACAGCAGCGATGAGCcatgattgttgttgttgtgggagctggtattgttgttgttgtggttgttgttggatCGCCGGAACAGATTCACTGCATCCACATCGACCTCCGGGACTCTGTCCAGATCTATGTTAACATTATTCGGCGGTTTCTTTTCATAAAATGAGGTATCAGCTGTTGCGGCTAAAATCGACAACGGTCGGCTGGCACTCGGCTTGCTGGAcggtggctgctgctgttggggaTGCTGTTgaggatgctgctgctgctgttgttgctgctgtgccaGGTATGCTTGCTCCCAGGGATTGCCCAGATGGAAGACGTCTCCACCGCCACCGGGCAACATGTAGCCCTTGTGCAGATTACTGTTCACACTAAAGTTCGGTGGGTTGGCATTGCGTTGTGCTGGCGCCGGGTTTGCTTGGTATTCTCTGGGAGAAGGATTCCTAGGCGTGCCAACGCCAAAGCCGCTGAAGCGAGGATCGTAGCGGCTGGGCACTATGAGTCGGGTGATGGGACTGTGATGCGACGGATGAAGCAGAGGCGACTGCTGCGGTGGAAGTCCACCTCCTGGCGATAGTCCCAAGCTGGGATCCAGATATCCCCTGGGAGATCCCATATAATGCATTGGCGACATAGGCAACATGGGTGGCACTCCTAGAGCCGGTCCGTCCTGCTCTCCTAATGGTTTCTTAATGGCTCCTACTCCTACCGCTGGGGGCCCCTGCAGGGCCAACGGTGTCTTCATATGTTTTCCTCGATTCCGTGCACGATAGCGTTCTACCTCCTCCTGGGAATGGGCAAATGTACAGCTTGCACCTCGAGGACACACCCTCCGCACATTCAAGTCCCTGCATAAACTGATCTTGTACTTGGGATTGCTATTGGCCGTCCCACCGCTGCCACCGCCACTGATGCCGTCCTGCGCCTTGCGCACTCCATGATGCTGAAGGAAGTTTACCAGTCCAATGACCGAATGGCGCACTGCATCCAGGGCCTCAGCCAAATCCGACCACGGGGCCACCTCTGCACAGGGGTCAATGTTGGCCAGGTACTTCAAATGATGGTGCAAACTGGACAGCTTCGCAGGATCACTGGTCCGCTGCAAGGCGATGACCAATTCCTGGACTGATTGGGCAAAGGAGCTTGGCGTCTGCAGCTTGTCGATAATGCTCTGCATGTGACTCTTATGCATAACGTCGCCATACAATAGGGAAGACCACTGTTCCGGTGCAATGCGCAGACCCGCCTCGGTGGCGATCTGAACGATTTGGGCATCGTGCTCGCGGCGTAAGGCGTCATATGTTCGAAATTCTTCTTTGAGCTGCATTAACGACGAGTCCGCCTCCCGCTTGGACACCTTGAAGCAGCTGGCACGGTAGAGCAGCTGTACCACATGTCCGATACTAGTCTTTGAAGCCTGGGGAAACTGCGGTTCTAGTCGCTGCACGACGAACATGACCAGTACTTTGCGCGAAAGCGCTGATCCCTCCTCCAAGGCCAACAGCACCAGTTTGAGCACCTCCTCCTGCATGGCGGGTCCCAGAAACTGGCATCCTCTTGTCCGCACCGCTGCCCACAAATTTGAACTCAACTGTTGGGGATTTTGATGCTGCAGGATCAGCTCGGTGACTGTGCGTTCGCCTAGGGATCTTGCTGCTCGGAGCGCCCTCACCCGTCCCTCCTCCTCCATCAGCTGGCAGTTAACCAGGGTAACCAGTTTCCGTAGCATGGGTCGAGTCAGGAGATTGCCATTTCCGTTTAGGTTGAGGAAGGACTTCAAGTGCAAAGCCAGCTCCTCGATGCACCGCTGGCCCAGTTGGTAGCACTTGAGATGCTCCGTCTCCAGCTTTTGCACACTGGGCGGTGGTGGTCCCAGGTCGAGGAGCTCCGAGTCCTTG
This genomic interval from Drosophila teissieri strain GT53w chromosome 3L, Prin_Dtei_1.1, whole genome shotgun sequence contains the following:
- the LOC122616906 gene encoding roquin-1; the protein is MPIQAPSWTDFLNCPICCNEFAASQRCPVSLGCGHTICKLCLTTLYNRQCPFDQTVIVSDIDNLPINHALLQLVKDSELLDLGPPPPSVQKLETEHLKCYQLGQRCIEELALHLKSFLNLNGNGNLLTRPMLRKLVTLVNCQLMEEEGRVRALRAARSLGERTVTELILQHQNPQQLSSNLWAAVRTRGCQFLGPAMQEEVLKLVLLALEEGSALSRKVLVMFVVQRLEPQFPQASKTSIGHVVQLLYRASCFKVSKREADSSLMQLKEEFRTYDALRREHDAQIVQIATEAGLRIAPEQWSSLLYGDVMHKSHMQSIIDKLQTPSSFAQSVQELVIALQRTSDPAKLSSLHHHLKYLANIDPCAEVAPWSDLAEALDAVRHSVIGLVNFLQHHGVRKAQDGISGGGSGGTANSNPKYKISLCRDLNVRRVCPRGASCTFAHSQEEVERYRARNRGKHMKTPLALQGPPAVGVGAIKKPLGEQDGPALGVPPMLPMSPMHYMGSPRGYLDPSLGLSPGGGLPPQQSPLLHPSHHSPITRLIVPSRYDPRFSGFGVGTPRNPSPREYQANPAPAQRNANPPNFSVNSNLHKGYMLPGGGGDVFHLGNPWEQAYLAQQQQQQQQHPQQHPQQQQPPSSKPSASRPLSILAATADTSFYEKKPPNNVNIDLDRVPEVDVDAVNLFRRSNNNHNNNNTSSHNNNNHGSSLLFWNNTGKESANFVRSDSILDDDASTFDVPTGSSMLSIYGPICPKSSTTGNWNNFDLGYGGFKSDRNDNFNANKQQQPVWGRKPQLMSEDSFEGGIDSGMMLQLEKNLVDIVDPDDSGIKVD